TGGGCAGCGCCGTAAGTGACGCCTCAATCAGCATATCACAGTCCAGTGGCAGCCTAACGGCCCGCCCCCACAGCCTGAGTAGCCACACCCCTGGTTCATCTATGacagactgcagcagcagcacggcTCAGGACCTCAGTCTGTGCTACAGCACCCATCGCTGCTGCCCACCTTCCTTCTCAGGCCAGGACCCCTGCAGGGACCCCAGCATGGTGGTGCAGGAGCTACTCTGCTCCCTCTCTGAGGACTCCTGCCTTGCTCAAAAGGGCCTGGTAGTGGACCCTGTCAACCTTAAGCTTCCCAGCCCTACTGGCTCAGAAAAGGCCAGCCCTGAGCTGGACAACAGAATAAACATCTTCAACCGCAGGAATCAAGAGGAGAGACGAGGTCGAGGAAGAGGGTGTGTGCTGTTGCAGACCAAGCCTCTGATCCACCTGCAGGGCAGCACCACCGAGCCGTCCCTGGAGCAGAAGTACCGGCTCCTGGGACCAGCTGACACACCTCTGGGGCACATGCCTGACACATAAGCTACATTTA
The genomic region above belongs to Plectropomus leopardus isolate mb unplaced genomic scaffold, YSFRI_Pleo_2.0 unplaced_scaffold18209, whole genome shotgun sequence and contains:
- the LOC121965014 gene encoding transmembrane protein 266-like, with product MNNYISQYYSEASSDAGASGLGARIITTAAIDVHLPTNPNPIQSNPMLAMERVGSAVSDASISISQSSGSLTARPHSLSSHTPGSSMTDCSSSTAQDLSLCYSTHRCCPPSFSGQDPCRDPSMVVQELLCSLSEDSCLAQKGLVVDPVNLKLPSPTGSEKASPELDNRINIFNRRNQEERRGRGRGCVLLQTKPLIHLQGSTTEPSLEQKYRLLGPADTPLGHMPDT